The [Clostridium] celerecrescens 18A genomic sequence TTACACGCCATGTGATTGCCAGGCCTCATGATGAGCTGACGGCTGTAATCGGCGGAGGTACTCCTGACGAACCGGAACAAGAACCAGTTCCGGAAATCGCTGAAGAACCAGAGGCTGAGGTACTTAAAGAGATAACGGCAGAAGAACCGGTCGAAGAATCTTCCAATGAACCGGATTCTGTGGATACCATAAAACGGGAAACCGTGGACTTATGGATGAAGCAGGACGGTCTGGAAGAAGCCATGAAGATACTTGAAGATATGAAGGTAACAGAGCTTAGGACACTTGCCAGAGAATATCCGGAATTCAGTATAGCTGGACGGGAGATTTCAAAGGCAAATAAAACCCTGCTGCTGGAAGAATTCGGGAAGTATTATGGACAGAATGATTAATATTTTTAGAAAGGGAGAACGGGAACATGGAGAACTTTGATTTTGATTTACGTTCCATCCAGGAAGCAAGGGATTTAGCCAGATGCGGTGAAGCAGCCGCAAAAAAAATTGCCGGATTTACGGCAGAACAGATTGACACCATTCTTAAGAGTATGGCAAAAGCAGGAGAGGAACACGCTCTTTGCCTGGCAGAGATGGCTGTAGAGGAGACAGGCTTTGGAAAGGTCATGGACAAGGCATATAAGAACCATGCTGCTTCCACTCTTTTATATGAAGAAATAAAAGATATGAAGACAAGAGGAATCCTTGCAGAGGATACCGTAAATAAGACCATTGATGTGGCAGAACCGGTAGGCCTTGTAATGGGTATCGTTCCATCTACCAATCCGACCTCAACCGTATTCTTTAAATCCATGATTGCCATTAAATCAGGAAACGCAATTGTATTTTCTCCCCATCCTTCTGCTGCAAAATGCACGTTAAAGGCTGCAGAGGTTATGAGGGACGCTGCAATTGCAGCAGGAGCACCGGAGGGGATCATCGGCTGTGTATCCATGCCATCCATGGGATCTACCAATGAACTGATGAAGTGTAAGGAAGTTTCCGTAATCATTGCAACCGGCGGCCCGGGTATGGTAAAAGCTGCATACAGCGCAGGTAAGCCAGCCATCGGCGTAGGTGCAGGCAACTCACCGGCTTACATTGAAAAGACGGCAGATGTAAAGCAGGCGGTAAAGACAATCCTTGCCAGCAAGACGTTTGACTATGGTACCATCTGTGCTTCCGAGCAGTCCATTATCTGTGAGGAAAGCAATCATGCAGAAGTCGTAGCAGAGTTAAAAAGCCAGGGCGGTTACTTTATGACAAAGGAAGAAACCGACAAAGTCTGTGCCCTGTTATTTAAAAACGGCCATAACATGAATGCCAAATTTGTCGGACGTTCTCCTCAGGTGATTGCTCAGGCAGCCGGAATCCAGATCCCGGAGGAAGCAAAGGTCCTCATCGGAAAACAGGAAGGTGTCGGAGAGGGATATCCATTATCCTACGAAAAGCTGACAACCGTACTTGGTTTCTACACAGTAAAGAACTGGGAAGAGGCCTGCGGCTTAAGCATCCGACTTTTACAGAACGGAATCGGACATACCATGAGCATTCATACCCAGGACAGGGATATGGTTCTTAAGTTTGCTGCAAAGCCTGCTTCCAGAATCCTTGTAAATACAGGCGGAAGCCAGGGAGGAACAGGAATCAGTACAGGCCTTCCGATTTCCTTTACATTGGGATGCGGAACCTGCGGAGGAAGCTCTGTTTCTGAAAATGTGAGCCCGAAACATCTCCTTAATGTGAAAAAGGTCGCATTTGGTATTAAAGATTGCTCTACAATCGCGGCAGATGATCCAACCTTTACCTGGAAGAACAAAACCCAGGAGGCTACCTTTAGCCCTGCTGACTTCGTAGCTTCTTTTGATAAAAAAGAAGGTGAGGCCTCTTCTGCCTGCCAGGGAGGAAACGATGACAATGAGAAGCTGGCAGCTCTTGTAAAAGAGATCGTACTGGCCATGAAAGGCCAGTAAAAGCCAGT encodes the following:
- a CDS encoding BMC domain-containing protein, with protein sequence MQALGFIETKGVLAAIEAADAMLKAADVSLLEKTKVGGGLVAVTVTGDVAAVKAAVDAGAAAVERINDAALITRHVIARPHDELTAVIGGGTPDEPEQEPVPEIAEEPEAEVLKEITAEEPVEESSNEPDSVDTIKRETVDLWMKQDGLEEAMKILEDMKVTELRTLAREYPEFSIAGREISKANKTLLLEEFGKYYGQND
- a CDS encoding acetaldehyde dehydrogenase (acetylating) encodes the protein MENFDFDLRSIQEARDLARCGEAAAKKIAGFTAEQIDTILKSMAKAGEEHALCLAEMAVEETGFGKVMDKAYKNHAASTLLYEEIKDMKTRGILAEDTVNKTIDVAEPVGLVMGIVPSTNPTSTVFFKSMIAIKSGNAIVFSPHPSAAKCTLKAAEVMRDAAIAAGAPEGIIGCVSMPSMGSTNELMKCKEVSVIIATGGPGMVKAAYSAGKPAIGVGAGNSPAYIEKTADVKQAVKTILASKTFDYGTICASEQSIICEESNHAEVVAELKSQGGYFMTKEETDKVCALLFKNGHNMNAKFVGRSPQVIAQAAGIQIPEEAKVLIGKQEGVGEGYPLSYEKLTTVLGFYTVKNWEEACGLSIRLLQNGIGHTMSIHTQDRDMVLKFAAKPASRILVNTGGSQGGTGISTGLPISFTLGCGTCGGSSVSENVSPKHLLNVKKVAFGIKDCSTIAADDPTFTWKNKTQEATFSPADFVASFDKKEGEASSACQGGNDDNEKLAALVKEIVLAMKGQ